In a single window of the Methanofollis ethanolicus genome:
- a CDS encoding methanogenesis marker 14 protein, giving the protein MCARFLDRFFKPKPYIVESIPPPSISHGAGMVVPEYKTKPYFIVASVEMGNTTTKCILTGTDLDTGMTYVINKTVKMSRDVRPPKAGEDVFGATLDGTELTRESVTELVRDTLIECHREAGLSIKDDLDFVVRSTGVVAAMDSPDQVGDFVIALANGCLAAGVPPKKMTPPMSKENLTKKLQHYSFADKVVFVGAVAGVIPPVGSSGVEMVANEMEGELAMAGIKEGAKSTSVDFRNPCLSIDFGTTLDGRITSDVDPTAENPFAHTIGNFCGLAGAIPDSIVRGTGQVEGRTGTALDMFGDKSVIEGLSRIGRSAATVEDYVEQAHRHIDIRIVPPDRDRFGRVPVSAKVAHDSGVALIGCDVGVNGSETGALNTIGAEIYEKYGKGLLVDVIDHVCARMALRLIDVAVEHTMVPENASIGFTGRAAISGRKPQYILDGITERGLFKDPKNHVVFVDDGLARGAALMGRCMNSLGKPKNPLGGVRGGPCIMGRRIKIGK; this is encoded by the coding sequence ATGTGCGCCCGTTTTCTGGACCGCTTTTTCAAACCAAAGCCGTATATCGTGGAAAGTATCCCGCCACCCTCGATCTCCCACGGCGCCGGGATGGTGGTCCCTGAATACAAGACCAAACCGTACTTCATCGTCGCATCGGTCGAGATGGGGAACACAACGACGAAATGTATCCTCACCGGCACCGACCTCGACACCGGCATGACCTATGTCATCAACAAGACGGTGAAGATGAGCCGCGACGTCAGGCCGCCAAAAGCCGGGGAAGATGTCTTCGGCGCAACCCTCGACGGCACAGAACTCACCCGCGAGTCTGTCACCGAACTGGTCCGGGACACCCTTATCGAGTGTCACAGAGAGGCGGGCCTCTCGATCAAGGACGACCTCGACTTTGTGGTGCGGAGCACCGGTGTCGTCGCCGCCATGGACTCTCCCGACCAGGTGGGCGATTTCGTGATCGCTCTCGCCAATGGCTGCCTTGCCGCGGGAGTCCCGCCAAAGAAGATGACGCCCCCGATGTCGAAGGAAAACCTCACGAAAAAACTGCAGCACTACAGTTTTGCCGACAAGGTCGTCTTTGTCGGGGCGGTCGCCGGCGTGATCCCCCCGGTCGGGAGTTCGGGGGTCGAGATGGTCGCCAACGAGATGGAGGGCGAACTCGCAATGGCCGGGATCAAGGAAGGTGCAAAGAGCACATCAGTGGATTTCCGCAACCCCTGTCTCTCGATAGACTTCGGGACGACTCTCGATGGGAGGATCACCTCCGACGTCGACCCGACGGCCGAGAACCCCTTTGCACATACCATCGGAAACTTCTGCGGCCTTGCAGGGGCGATCCCCGACTCCATCGTCAGGGGGACCGGCCAGGTCGAGGGGAGGACAGGCACGGCCCTCGACATGTTCGGCGACAAAAGTGTCATCGAGGGGCTGTCGCGGATCGGGAGGAGCGCGGCAACCGTCGAGGACTATGTGGAACAGGCACACCGTCACATCGACATCAGGATCGTCCCGCCCGACCGCGACCGTTTCGGCCGGGTGCCGGTCAGCGCGAAGGTCGCCCATGACTCGGGAGTCGCCCTGATCGGGTGCGATGTCGGGGTGAACGGGAGCGAAACCGGAGCACTCAATACGATCGGTGCAGAGATCTATGAGAAGTACGGCAAAGGACTGCTCGTCGATGTGATCGACCACGTCTGCGCCAGAATGGCCCTCAGGCTCATCGATGTTGCGGTCGAACACACCATGGTCCCGGAAAACGCCTCCATCGGTTTCACCGGACGGGCGGCGATATCAGGGAGAAAACCACAGTATATCCTTGACGGGATCACCGAGCGCGGCCTCTTCAAAGACCCAAAGAACCATGTAGTCTTTGTGGACGACGGGCTTGCACGCGGCGCCGCCCTGATGGGGCGGTGCATGAACTCCCTCGGCAAGCCGAAGAACCCCCTGGGCGGCGTGCGGGGCGGTCCGTGCATCATGGGCAGGCGTATTAAAATAGGAAAGTGA
- a CDS encoding winged helix-turn-helix domain-containing protein has translation MPDTEFYSGEDPTAAPDDPVREIRDEVRALREEVRALSEGRSQTGFNGLITAMQREFGKVAINAHLESARAGLEHELDRACPEREKCLEVFFREIMESAGTITDGRATREALAGYHRRIRDLKKQAQPTCTPCFEEATRILDRQEEIAGSLGILRDEEDDPSIRSISVEETVKKVLEPTASIPRLGILMELATDSRTFSGLSAITGLRGGNLLFHLEKLEGAGLISQRYERGEYELTASGYRVLRGIARISESLPGCRQKGEHTDRKI, from the coding sequence ATGCCAGATACAGAATTCTATAGCGGTGAAGACCCCACAGCCGCACCAGACGATCCTGTGCGTGAAATCAGGGACGAAGTGAGGGCACTCAGAGAAGAGGTGCGTGCCCTCTCTGAAGGACGCAGTCAGACCGGTTTCAACGGCCTCATCACCGCCATGCAGCGCGAATTCGGAAAGGTCGCCATCAACGCTCATCTGGAGAGCGCACGGGCAGGACTTGAACATGAACTGGACCGGGCATGCCCGGAGCGTGAGAAGTGCCTTGAAGTCTTTTTCCGCGAGATCATGGAGAGTGCCGGGACGATCACCGATGGCAGGGCCACCCGAGAAGCACTGGCAGGTTATCACCGCCGGATCCGGGACCTCAAAAAACAGGCACAACCAACCTGCACCCCCTGCTTCGAGGAGGCGACCCGGATCCTCGACAGGCAGGAAGAGATTGCCGGGTCTCTGGGGATCCTCAGGGACGAGGAGGACGACCCCTCCATCAGGTCGATATCGGTCGAGGAGACGGTGAAGAAGGTGCTCGAACCTACGGCAAGCATCCCGCGCCTCGGCATCCTGATGGAACTCGCCACGGACTCCCGCACCTTCTCGGGCCTCTCCGCGATCACCGGCCTGCGGGGAGGAAACCTTCTCTTCCACCTCGAAAAACTGGAAGGCGCGGGCCTGATCTCCCAGAGGTACGAACGGGGCGAGTACGAACTCACCGCTTCAGGATACCGTGTCCTGAGAGGCATCGCCCGGATCTCCGAATCCCTGCCGGGTTGCAGACAGAAGGGTGAACACACGGACAGAAAGATATAA
- a CDS encoding pyridoxamine 5'-phosphate oxidase family protein codes for MVKLVDEMKEAFSKVRVFPVATASKDGIPNVVPIGFCMLMDDETIWIADNFMKKTLANLKENPHIALYVWGPEIKGCFQLKGDVTIFTEGDDFQKMREIVLAKMSQAPAKSLIVMKITEAYSCAPGPGAGERIHLFNP; via the coding sequence ATGGTCAAACTGGTAGACGAGATGAAAGAGGCTTTTTCGAAGGTCAGGGTCTTCCCGGTGGCGACCGCCTCGAAAGACGGCATCCCGAATGTTGTTCCGATCGGTTTCTGCATGCTCATGGACGACGAGACGATCTGGATCGCGGACAATTTCATGAAAAAGACCCTTGCAAACCTGAAGGAGAACCCGCATATCGCTCTCTACGTCTGGGGGCCGGAGATCAAGGGGTGCTTCCAGTTGAAGGGCGACGTGACGATCTTTACCGAGGGCGACGACTTCCAGAAGATGCGGGAGATCGTCCTGGCCAAGATGTCCCAGGCGCCTGCAAAGAGCCTGATCGTCATGAAGATCACGGAGGCCTACTCCTGTGCTCCCGGACCGGGCGCGGGGGAGCGGATCCACCTGTTCAACCCCTGA
- a CDS encoding pyridoxamine 5'-phosphate oxidase family protein, which produces MVKLTPEMKEAFSKAPVYPFATASKDGEPNVVPMKSVWLVDDETIWIADNYMEKSLANLQENARAAIYLWGPETKGCLQVKGDTAVLTSGPDYEKMRAMVKAKSEKYPAKSLIVFKVTDVFTCSPGDGAGKKML; this is translated from the coding sequence ATGGTGAAGTTGACACCTGAGATGAAAGAGGCCTTTTCGAAGGCGCCCGTCTATCCGTTTGCAACTGCTTCGAAAGACGGCGAGCCGAATGTCGTTCCGATGAAGTCGGTCTGGCTTGTCGACGACGAGACGATCTGGATCGCCGACAACTACATGGAAAAAAGCCTGGCAAACCTGCAGGAGAACGCAAGGGCGGCGATATACCTCTGGGGCCCGGAGACGAAGGGCTGCCTCCAGGTCAAGGGGGACACAGCGGTCCTCACCTCGGGCCCGGACTACGAGAAGATGCGGGCGATGGTGAAGGCGAAGTCGGAGAAGTACCCGGCGAAGTCCCTGATCGTCTTCAAGGTCACCGACGTCTTCACCTGCTCCCCCGGGGACGGGGCAGGGAAGAAGATGCTGTGA
- a CDS encoding SIR2 family protein → MSTDGVVPVAYAMHASPKRYALLLGAGISVAAGLPTASDVSGNMILAIARGRGEEIERGENNKVCLAWFKDTFGEPATFQRLMRELGISEENRKDGLKKFIYKTDDDRNPLSGIPTEAHRAIARLVKSAMISLIITTNFDTLMEEALKAEKVPYEVITEESDIKQMSVFPDRCRVLKVNGDFERGTLRITPEDLKNYPPAIEDYLRRIFGEYGLVICGWSGIYDTHLSRILCAADIPRRYPVFWSWKNERRVPPEVCQALLPNGINIDSADEFFKTLEVIIERFSRYEPRSTLSATAAMKKVKDALRETKPELFLPDLINEETDRVLAFLADRSRYKTDTIDGKEFYTTILREHEDVAAPLAAMVATVAQYDDDTFTDLVKDTIERLINVPPITLGFVDTKGLLRLRHYPALLVIYASGVVAVRTRHFNTLEAIVRRPMKYQYEGALREKVRYYLDINIWNVIGCCQEWITNITQKRFGTETRYQDYPYLVMYEIMQVLIPNRAVFFESLDIFEYIFGLAYLTGSIEEAIEKGEFCSSTPGPLQSRHLYLRQNLLRYQGHYPIFPLPSHVYIFLADLKQNAEGSTFFEGDLSLFEEANQNYAKGFGINPPKTGLTSRKSLIKSNCL, encoded by the coding sequence ATGAGCACTGATGGGGTTGTCCCGGTTGCGTATGCTATGCATGCCTCCCCCAAGAGGTACGCCCTGCTTCTTGGGGCAGGGATCTCGGTCGCTGCAGGCCTTCCGACGGCAAGTGATGTCTCTGGGAATATGATCCTTGCTATTGCCAGAGGAAGGGGCGAGGAAATTGAGAGAGGAGAAAATAATAAGGTGTGTCTTGCGTGGTTCAAGGATACCTTTGGAGAACCTGCGACATTTCAGCGCCTCATGAGAGAACTCGGCATTTCTGAAGAGAACCGCAAAGATGGGCTGAAGAAATTCATCTATAAGACTGATGATGACAGGAATCCTCTCTCTGGGATCCCCACTGAAGCCCATCGCGCCATTGCCAGACTGGTAAAGTCTGCGATGATCTCGCTCATCATTACCACCAACTTTGACACGCTCATGGAAGAGGCGCTGAAGGCAGAAAAAGTTCCTTATGAGGTCATTACCGAGGAATCGGACATAAAGCAGATGTCAGTCTTCCCGGACAGATGTCGGGTTTTAAAGGTCAACGGAGATTTTGAGCGAGGCACGCTCCGGATCACGCCTGAGGATCTCAAGAACTATCCTCCAGCAATTGAGGATTATCTGAGAAGGATTTTTGGAGAGTATGGCCTTGTGATCTGTGGGTGGTCAGGGATTTATGACACGCACCTCTCCCGGATCCTCTGTGCCGCAGACATCCCTCGTCGGTATCCAGTGTTCTGGAGCTGGAAAAACGAGAGGAGAGTTCCTCCTGAGGTTTGCCAGGCTCTCTTACCCAATGGGATCAATATTGACAGTGCGGACGAATTCTTTAAAACCCTCGAAGTGATCATTGAGAGGTTTTCACGGTATGAACCCAGAAGTACCCTCTCTGCCACAGCGGCGATGAAAAAGGTCAAAGATGCCCTCAGAGAAACAAAACCTGAACTCTTCCTTCCCGATCTCATCAACGAAGAGACCGATCGTGTGCTTGCGTTCCTTGCCGACAGAAGTCGATATAAGACCGACACCATTGATGGTAAGGAGTTCTACACGACAATACTCAGGGAACATGAAGATGTTGCCGCACCTCTGGCAGCGATGGTCGCCACGGTGGCGCAGTATGATGACGATACGTTTACAGATCTCGTCAAAGATACGATCGAGCGGTTAATCAATGTGCCTCCTATTACTCTTGGGTTTGTGGATACTAAGGGTCTACTTCGTTTACGGCATTACCCTGCTCTACTTGTAATCTACGCTTCAGGCGTCGTTGCTGTCCGCACCAGACATTTCAACACGCTGGAGGCGATCGTTCGTAGACCAATGAAATACCAATACGAGGGAGCTTTACGGGAGAAGGTGCGGTACTATCTGGATATAAACATCTGGAATGTCATTGGATGTTGTCAAGAGTGGATTACCAATATCACGCAGAAGAGATTCGGGACTGAAACGAGGTATCAGGATTATCCATATCTGGTGATGTATGAGATCATGCAAGTCCTGATCCCAAACAGAGCTGTCTTCTTCGAATCTCTAGATATATTCGAGTATATCTTTGGGCTTGCATACCTGACCGGATCAATAGAAGAAGCGATCGAAAAAGGTGAATTTTGTTCATCGACGCCGGGTCCATTGCAGTCCCGGCATCTATACCTTCGCCAAAATTTGCTTCGCTATCAGGGACATTATCCCATTTTTCCTCTCCCATCACATGTCTATATCTTTCTAGCAGATCTCAAGCAGAATGCTGAGGGTTCTACGTTCTTTGAAGGGGATCTATCATTATTCGAAGAGGCAAACCAAAACTATGCAAAGGGCTTTGGAATTAATCCTCCAAAAACAGGGCTAACATCGCGTAAATCTCTGATCAAGTCAAATTGCCTGTGA
- a CDS encoding argininosuccinate synthase, with amino-acid sequence MGKGKVVLAYSGGLDTSICIPLLKEHYGYDEVVTVVVDVGQPAHEIEEGSKKGERLADHHYTIDAKDAFVKEHIFRAIKANGNYEGYPMGTALARPLIAEEIVKIAKKENAVAIAHGCTGKGNDQLRFDFIFRANGFEVVAPIREMNLTREWEIEYAEEHGVPVPVKKEKPWSIDENFWSRSIEGGKLEDPAFHPPEEIYAWTVSPKDAPDEPETITIGFEQGVPVSLNGKAMKGGDLIRELNAIAGRHGVGRNDMMEDRILGLKARENYEHPAATVLLAAHHDLERLVLTRQELSFKHGVDEKWSELAYMGLVHEPLYAALNAFIDTTQERVTGQVDCVLFKGSVHVAGRSSPMALYSSDLVSFDSHTIDQCDAVGVSKYFGMQARLLKQIRKE; translated from the coding sequence ATGGGAAAGGGAAAAGTTGTACTCGCCTATTCTGGCGGTCTTGACACGTCTATCTGCATCCCGCTCCTCAAGGAGCACTACGGCTACGACGAGGTCGTCACCGTCGTCGTCGATGTCGGCCAGCCTGCACATGAGATCGAGGAGGGGTCGAAGAAGGGTGAGCGGCTCGCCGACCACCACTACACCATCGACGCGAAGGACGCCTTCGTCAAAGAGCACATCTTCCGCGCGATCAAGGCGAACGGGAACTACGAGGGCTACCCGATGGGCACCGCCCTCGCCCGCCCCCTGATCGCCGAGGAGATCGTTAAGATCGCGAAGAAGGAGAACGCCGTCGCCATCGCCCATGGCTGCACGGGCAAGGGCAACGACCAGCTCCGCTTCGACTTCATCTTCCGCGCGAACGGTTTCGAGGTCGTCGCCCCGATCAGGGAGATGAACCTCACCCGCGAGTGGGAGATCGAGTACGCCGAGGAGCACGGCGTCCCGGTGCCGGTGAAGAAGGAAAAGCCCTGGTCCATCGACGAGAACTTCTGGTCCCGGAGCATCGAGGGCGGCAAGCTGGAAGACCCCGCCTTCCACCCGCCTGAAGAGATCTATGCCTGGACCGTCTCCCCGAAGGACGCACCGGACGAGCCCGAGACGATCACGATCGGCTTCGAGCAGGGCGTGCCCGTCTCCCTCAACGGGAAGGCGATGAAGGGCGGCGACCTGATCCGCGAGCTCAACGCCATCGCAGGCCGCCACGGCGTCGGCAGGAACGACATGATGGAGGACCGCATCCTCGGTCTCAAGGCCCGCGAGAACTACGAGCACCCGGCGGCGACCGTCCTCTTGGCAGCCCACCACGACCTCGAAAGGCTGGTGCTGACCAGGCAGGAACTCTCCTTCAAGCACGGCGTCGACGAGAAGTGGTCTGAACTCGCCTACATGGGCCTGGTCCACGAGCCCCTCTATGCCGCCCTCAACGCCTTCATCGACACGACCCAGGAGCGCGTCACAGGCCAGGTGGACTGCGTCCTCTTCAAGGGAAGCGTCCATGTAGCCGGGCGGAGTTCGCCGATGGCCCTCTATTCGAGCGACCTGGTCTCCTTCGACTCCCACACCATCGACCAGTGCGATGCAGTTGGCGTCTCGAAGTACTTCGGCATGCAGGCCCGCCTGCTGAAGCAGATCAGGAAGGAATAA
- a CDS encoding PKD domain-containing protein has product MKDESKDKGAHRFLAISIVIPLLLMLAGTAAATGMPGVLWERTFDTGLNDFGNGLQETGDGGFVLTGKEQNCTTSDMLLLRTDRNGTVLWNRTYDYGIYDTANAVRVTPDGGYILAGYGQTEIGGAKTDGMMMVRTNSAGTPLWTGPTGNISPTWEEAKDVRVCDDGGFILTGRDNPESGPGAAYLVRTNETGEVEWSARFLRMYDDAGYSVLQTEDGGYLVAGTSADPVNGTVDAFLRKTNETGVLLWEQYYAARDLQWPAQGAKGDFQAVKVLQTADGGYALAGKTVFERPETAGAALIKTDAEGEAAWSRFYNTTCTQAFWAEDFVETSDRGFVLACHFDPVANPQNVIYLIRTDAEGEITWQDFYSLGLLENDPHAIILTEDGGYAIGGESGICKGPTLFTGCSLDAFILKLGKEPPGPPPSQPFYADFAAFPRSGTAPLTVQFIDRSAGGPTTWSWNFGDGAKSNERYPVHTFTRAGTYTVSLTISDGTRSDTETKTGYITVSEEQLKANLSFIPAESAFPEGENRTFDVVMDRADKGVAFYSLAIDLTNRRVGEIVKVEMPEWLGTRFMVSPVPADSIVVSGIRGGTDPGTENITLCRVTVRGDAGGQSDLVLGGAQVVGPGLEDYVLDTGKARLTVTATPAALGANFTAEPLNGTAPLEVAFTDTSTGTPISWAWAFGDGNVSTEPDPTHTYETPGLYTVNLTVSDGTAFSSLERTDYINVSAPLRANFTAEPLNGTAPLEVNFTDTSTGTPISWAWVFGDGNVSTDPDPTHTYESPGLYTVNLTVSDIDEMDTETRVDLINVTAP; this is encoded by the coding sequence ATGAAAGATGAATCTAAAGATAAAGGAGCACATCGCTTTCTGGCGATCTCTATCGTCATCCCACTTCTGCTCATGCTGGCCGGGACGGCCGCGGCGACGGGCATGCCAGGCGTCCTCTGGGAGAGGACATTCGACACAGGGCTGAACGACTTTGGCAACGGCCTCCAGGAAACCGGCGATGGCGGTTTTGTCCTTACCGGGAAAGAGCAGAACTGCACGACGAGCGACATGCTCCTGCTGAGGACGGACAGAAACGGTACCGTCCTCTGGAACAGGACCTATGACTATGGCATCTACGATACGGCGAACGCCGTGAGAGTCACACCTGACGGCGGATACATCCTGGCAGGCTATGGACAGACAGAGATCGGGGGCGCAAAGACCGACGGCATGATGATGGTCAGGACAAACAGTGCGGGGACGCCCCTCTGGACAGGGCCGACAGGAAACATCAGCCCGACCTGGGAGGAGGCGAAGGACGTCCGGGTCTGCGACGACGGCGGGTTCATCCTGACAGGACGGGACAACCCGGAGAGCGGACCGGGCGCGGCATACCTGGTCAGGACCAACGAGACCGGCGAGGTGGAGTGGTCGGCACGCTTCCTGAGGATGTATGACGACGCCGGGTACTCGGTCCTCCAGACCGAGGACGGAGGGTACCTGGTCGCGGGCACATCTGCCGACCCGGTCAACGGGACCGTGGACGCATTCCTGAGAAAGACGAACGAGACCGGCGTTCTCCTCTGGGAGCAATACTATGCAGCGCGCGATCTGCAATGGCCCGCACAGGGAGCAAAGGGAGACTTCCAGGCCGTGAAGGTGCTCCAGACCGCCGACGGCGGATACGCCCTCGCGGGCAAGACCGTCTTCGAGCGGCCTGAGACAGCGGGCGCAGCACTGATCAAGACCGACGCCGAGGGCGAGGCCGCATGGTCGCGGTTCTACAACACCACCTGCACACAGGCTTTCTGGGCCGAGGACTTTGTCGAAACCTCCGACCGGGGCTTTGTCCTTGCATGCCACTTCGACCCGGTGGCAAACCCCCAGAACGTCATCTACCTCATCAGGACAGATGCAGAAGGAGAGATCACATGGCAGGACTTCTATTCCCTCGGCCTGCTTGAGAACGACCCGCACGCGATCATCCTGACCGAAGACGGGGGATACGCGATCGGCGGGGAGAGCGGGATCTGCAAGGGACCGACCCTCTTCACCGGATGCTCTCTCGACGCTTTCATCCTCAAGCTCGGAAAGGAACCGCCCGGACCTCCGCCGTCGCAACCCTTCTATGCAGACTTCGCGGCCTTCCCGCGGAGCGGCACCGCACCCCTGACCGTGCAGTTCATCGACCGCTCTGCCGGCGGGCCGACGACCTGGTCCTGGAACTTCGGGGACGGGGCAAAGTCGAATGAGCGTTACCCCGTCCACACCTTCACCAGGGCTGGGACGTACACCGTATCCCTGACCATCTCTGACGGGACGAGGAGCGACACCGAGACAAAGACCGGGTATATCACCGTCAGCGAGGAGCAACTGAAAGCGAACCTCTCCTTCATTCCCGCGGAGTCCGCATTCCCTGAAGGGGAGAACAGGACCTTCGACGTGGTGATGGACAGGGCGGACAAGGGAGTCGCCTTCTACTCGCTGGCCATCGACCTCACCAACCGCCGCGTGGGCGAGATCGTGAAGGTCGAGATGCCCGAATGGCTGGGTACCAGGTTCATGGTCTCGCCGGTGCCTGCCGACTCGATTGTCGTCTCCGGAATCCGGGGCGGCACCGATCCGGGAACAGAAAATATCACCCTCTGCAGGGTCACGGTGCGCGGGGACGCCGGCGGGCAGAGCGACCTCGTCCTCGGCGGTGCGCAGGTCGTGGGACCCGGACTTGAGGACTATGTCCTCGACACCGGGAAGGCGCGCCTCACGGTGACGGCCACACCGGCTGCACTCGGCGCGAACTTCACGGCCGAACCCCTGAACGGCACCGCCCCTCTGGAGGTGGCCTTCACCGACACCTCGACGGGGACGCCCATCTCCTGGGCCTGGGCCTTCGGGGACGGGAATGTCTCCACAGAGCCCGACCCGACACACACCTACGAGACACCAGGGCTGTACACGGTGAACCTGACAGTCTCTGACGGAACGGCATTCTCCTCCCTGGAGAGAACCGACTACATCAATGTCTCGGCACCGCTCAGGGCAAACTTCACGGCCGAACCCCTGAACGGCACGGCCCCGCTGGAGGTGAACTTCACCGACACCTCGACAGGCACGCCCATCTCCTGGGCCTGGGTCTTCGGGGACGGGAATGTCTCCACAGACCCCGACCCGACGCACACCTACGAGTCGCCGGGGCTGTACACGGTGAACCTGACGGTCTCCGACATCGACGAGATGGACACGGAAACCAGGGTCGATCTCATCAACGTCACAGCACCATAG
- a CDS encoding class I SAM-dependent methyltransferase has product MKEKRREDMSDCAFRIMKFSFFNIRDPLCPPVRLLEKFEIEPGMTVVDYGCGPGSYAKAASQLVGKKGHVYAVDIHPLAIESVSALIKEGGLTNVSAILSERYDSNLDDHIADLVYALDMIHMIRDADTFFRELKRIAKPGGILIINDGRQSREETLEDIRQSGIWSVEEENRDFLRCRPADGS; this is encoded by the coding sequence ATGAAAGAGAAAAGACGTGAAGATATGTCCGATTGTGCGTTCAGAATAATGAAATTCTCATTTTTCAATATCAGGGATCCTCTTTGTCCTCCCGTTCGCCTGCTTGAAAAGTTCGAGATCGAACCGGGCATGACGGTCGTGGACTACGGATGCGGACCGGGAAGTTACGCAAAAGCGGCCTCTCAACTCGTGGGTAAAAAGGGCCATGTTTACGCAGTTGATATTCATCCTCTTGCGATTGAATCCGTATCCGCGCTTATTAAAGAGGGCGGCCTTACAAACGTAAGTGCAATCCTTTCTGAAAGATATGACTCTAACCTTGATGATCATATCGCCGATCTCGTCTATGCACTTGATATGATTCACATGATCAGGGATGCGGATACTTTTTTCAGGGAACTCAAACGAATTGCCAAACCCGGCGGGATACTGATTATTAACGACGGTCGACAGTCAAGAGAAGAAACGCTGGAAGACATACGGCAGTCAGGAATCTGGTCGGTTGAAGAGGAGAACAGAGACTTTCTGCGATGCCGTCCTGCCGACGGATCATGA
- a CDS encoding universal stress protein translates to MTKVFEKILIATDGSVKNQPAVKKGLELACELGSVVYAIYVVDETTFRSVEAGASSGDLYINLKEEGEKALEYVKEVANGKDVETHILPGMPAREIADFAADNDIDLIVVGSRGRSELEKLIPGSVAEGVIQMAECMILLVKKDETP, encoded by the coding sequence ATGACGAAGGTATTTGAAAAAATTTTGATAGCAACGGACGGCTCGGTGAAAAACCAGCCTGCAGTGAAGAAAGGCCTGGAACTGGCCTGTGAACTCGGATCAGTTGTCTATGCCATATATGTGGTTGACGAGACTACCTTTCGATCGGTGGAGGCCGGAGCATCTTCAGGGGATCTGTATATAAATCTGAAGGAAGAGGGTGAAAAAGCCCTTGAATACGTAAAAGAAGTTGCAAATGGAAAAGATGTGGAGACTCATATATTGCCTGGCATGCCTGCCCGTGAGATCGCGGATTTCGCCGCAGATAACGATATTGACCTGATCGTTGTAGGTTCCCGTGGACGAAGCGAACTTGAGAAACTGATCCCGGGAAGTGTTGCCGAAGGCGTCATACAGATGGCGGAATGCATGATTCTTCTGGTAAAGAAGGACGAGACTCCATGA